The following proteins are encoded in a genomic region of Phaeodactylum tricornutum CCAP 1055/1 chromosome 1, whole genome shotgun sequence:
- a CDS encoding predicted protein: protein PIYYNDVYEVKLPKNHRFPMEKYGRVRQLVQQWLQNLPVDEQGVVNYEFRVSPLSSIDELTTTHDPAYVQRFLTGDQDERELRNVGFPWSQSNVDRSLSSTGGTVAAACAVVQARLRDPYGLHWGAHVAGGTHHAFYDRGEGFCVFSDMAVAANVVMKRYPGVVRRILFLDLDVHQGNGNALLFRDNDSVFTFSLHCSANYFSEKQNSDLDIELPPECSDETYLVTLKHWLNRIEREAEPFDLVFFQAGVDVLAQDRLGRMSLTPVGVQRRNQLVYEFCASQSLPLVICMGGGY, encoded by the coding sequence CCTATTTACTACAACGATGTCTACGAGGTAAAATTGCCCAAGAATCACCGATTTCCAATGGAAAAGTACGGCAGGGTCCGCCAGCTGGTGCAGCAATGGCTACAGAATCTTCCCGTCGACGAACAAGGCGTCGTCAACTACGAATTTCGAGTTTCTCCTCTCTCATCGATTGACGAACTCACGACGACTCACGATCCAGCGTACGTGCAGCGCTTCTTGACTGGCGATCAGGACGAGCGCGAACTCCGCAACGTGGGATTTCCTTGGAGCCAGTCCAACGTCGACCGTTCGCTAAGTTCCACCGGAGGAACCGTCGCAGCCGCCTGCGCTGTCGTACAAGCGCGGCTTCGAGATCCTTACGGATTGCATTGGGGTGCACACGTGGCTGGAGGAACGCACCACGCCTTTTATGATCGGGGTGAAGGCTTTTGTGTATTTTCGGATATGGCCGTTGCCGCCAATGTTGTAATGAAACGCTACCCTGGTGTCGTTCGCCGGATCCTATTCCTAGATCTGGATGTCCATCAAGGGAACGGCAACGCTCTTTTGTTTCGGGACAACGACTCCGTCTTTACTTTTTCGTTGCATTGTTCGGCAAATTacttttcggaaaaacaaaactcggatttggaCATTGAATTACCACCAGAGTGTAGCGACGAGACTTACTTGGTCACTCTGAAACACTGGTTAAATCGGATCGAACGCGAGGCCGAACCGTTTGATCTGGTCTTTTTTCAAGCCGGTGTCGACGTTCTGGCCCAGGATCGGCTAGGCCGAATGAGTCTGACCCCGGTCGGAGTGCAGCGACGCAATCAGCTGGTATACGAGTTTTGTGCGTCGCAGAGTCTACCTTTGGTTATTTGTATGGGAGGAGGCTAC
- a CDS encoding predicted protein: MCPSSGTVLLTFAILFRYIGKKYLNRAIQHILSEPNANAPRPLAFAVLRVPFFLEPHYDESRTFIESNRERLVKKWGGRQGWESQKKRHDLKGRGQAAGIPHFNLDRLAANSMASHRLIQHLGKTYGLDISEAIYDVLNEYYFVDGYSLNDRPRLATTVAEALGRILPHAKAPTSDALLTFLNGTEGRAEIKRALMALDELGVHGIPKFIVEGTTVVDGAAHADVFVNIFREIELRGSLKGSAVFADILGSHPKRLSVEVTDLST, from the exons ATGTGCCCGAGTAGCGGAACTGTGCTTCTGACCTTTGCAATTCTATTTC GGTACATTGGCAAGAAATATTTGAATCGTGCGATTCAGCACATTTTGAGTGAACCGAATGCCAATGCCCCACGCCCTTTGGCGTTTGCCGTCCTTCGGGTACCGTTCTTTCTCGAACCCCACTACGACGAAAGCAGGACCTTTATCGAATCCAACCGTGAACGCCTCGTGAAAAAGTGGGGCGGTAGGCAAGGCTGGGAAAGCCAAAAGAAACGTCACGATTTAAAGGGTCGGGGTCAGGCAGCCGGCATTCCGCACTTTAATCTGGATCGATTGGCGGCAAATTCCATGGCGTCGCATCGATTGATTCAACATCTCGGAAAAACCTACGGATTGGATATAAGTGAGGCTATATATGATGTACTGAATGAGTACTATTTTGTCGATGGGTACTCGTTGAACGATCGTCCGCGTCTCGCCACAACGGTTGCGGAAGCGCTCGGTCGAATCCTGCCACACGCCAAAGCACCTACATCGGACGCATTGTTGACATTTCTGAACGGCACGGAAGGCCGCGCGGAAATTAAGCGAGCTTTGATGGCCCTGGATGAACTTGGAGTTCACGGAATTCCTAAATTCATTGTGGAAGGAACAACCGTCGTGGACGGAGCAGCCCATGCCGACGTTTTCGTGAACATTTTTCGCGAAATTGAACTGCGCGGCTCGTTGAAGGGGAGTGCCGTATTTGCGGATATTTTGGGGTCTCACCCGAAACGATTGAGCGTGGAAGTCACCGACCTCAGCACATGA